Proteins from one Halogeometricum sp. S1BR25-6 genomic window:
- a CDS encoding sulfatase-like hydrolase/transferase, whose translation MRNVVLICLDSIRKDYFDKYAPRLAQRADINFSQCRAASSWSVPSHASMFTGALPSDHGVHTHNMRFEGISEESFTKALSEHNSICVSANGFTTKEFGFDSLFDELVSVHPGRRFTNGEDAGGKSVREILRDIPSADHPLVSLLNGAYSKLYWLVDLLPIPSPFDQGAKLIRKHSLKRLSSSSEPAFLFTNFMEGHLPHQPQLQLNSDLHSVPWSWTSTKFDHFEANRQGEEYLKDHSEDINNFRDLYTSNIDYLDRQVVEMIDDIDSQTALETTFVITSDHGENLGYDDEDNLVAHRSSLSEALLHVPLCVVNPPSDWYSTESVHEFISHLELPKIVESLAKEQTFEAKHHPVSAELIGGGAKIVSEDEYWNRMIRCSYVDSQKYEWDSLGSSTLYELDLSKPCKIQRRENGVTIPDTAKTAFTTEISQYKSDITSQSTQDLNSEVDAGTQERLKDLGYL comes from the coding sequence ATGCGTAACGTAGTCTTAATTTGCTTAGACTCTATAAGAAAAGATTATTTTGATAAGTACGCTCCGCGCCTTGCTCAGCGTGCAGACATTAACTTTTCTCAGTGCCGTGCCGCAAGTAGTTGGTCAGTCCCGTCTCATGCCAGCATGTTTACCGGGGCTCTGCCTTCTGACCACGGCGTACACACACATAACATGAGGTTTGAAGGTATTTCTGAGGAGTCTTTTACTAAAGCACTTTCGGAGCATAATAGCATTTGTGTGTCTGCCAACGGATTCACGACCAAGGAATTCGGATTTGACTCGTTATTTGACGAACTGGTTTCGGTCCATCCAGGACGGCGCTTCACAAATGGAGAAGACGCAGGCGGTAAATCCGTTAGAGAGATTCTACGTGATATACCCTCTGCAGATCATCCTTTGGTTTCGCTATTGAATGGCGCGTACAGTAAATTGTATTGGTTGGTTGATCTTCTTCCGATTCCCAGTCCTTTCGACCAAGGTGCAAAGCTAATCCGAAAACACAGTTTGAAAAGGTTGTCAAGTTCGTCTGAACCAGCTTTTTTATTCACGAACTTTATGGAGGGACATTTACCACACCAACCTCAACTGCAACTAAACTCGGACCTCCATTCTGTTCCCTGGTCTTGGACTTCGACCAAATTCGATCATTTCGAAGCAAACCGTCAAGGAGAAGAATATCTTAAGGACCATTCTGAAGATATTAACAATTTCAGAGATCTATATACTAGTAATATTGATTATTTAGATAGGCAAGTGGTAGAGATGATTGACGATATTGATTCACAAACCGCTTTGGAGACGACATTTGTAATCACTTCAGATCACGGTGAGAATCTTGGATATGATGATGAGGATAATCTTGTAGCACACAGAAGTTCTCTTTCGGAGGCGTTGTTGCATGTTCCTCTCTGTGTTGTAAACCCTCCATCCGATTGGTACTCAACTGAGTCAGTTCATGAATTTATATCCCATCTTGAGCTGCCCAAAATAGTTGAGTCATTAGCAAAAGAGCAGACATTTGAGGCTAAGCATCACCCTGTCAGTGCCGAGCTTATTGGAGGAGGTGCGAAAATAGTTAGTGAAGACGAATACTGGAATAGAATGATCCGCTGTTCATACGTTGACTCACAAAAATACGAGTGGGATTCACTTGGATCCTCTACTCTCTACGAACTTGACTTGTCGAAACCCTGTAAAATCCAGCGCCGTGAAAACGGCGTCACTATCCCGGATACAGCGAAAACTGCGTTTACAACAGAGATATCCCAATACAAGTCGGACATCACTTCCCAGTCTACTCAGGACTTAAACTCGGAGGTAGATGCTGGGACTCAGGAACGATTAAAAGATTTGGGGTATTTGTAA
- a CDS encoding glycosyltransferase family 4 protein, whose translation MISREWPGHVLGGISYHLSNLYSNLSRRGHEITVITGTCPQAADKLRHEAPEVKSIHPVQFGFRQGYYLLFPVAFGHFKRSFDFAPYDICITHTEVPFELPIPTISKRHDCYRATKEWIRDGLSGMKAIGDRIIDPFRRVIDRRSITAADCIIYNSAVCRAGWETAYDINTPSTISHNGIDLDTFYPDPSTGGGGYILFVGGSERKGLSKVIEFAENTGESVAIAGPEEISSSNVTALGKLSQSKLRRVYSDAEVTIHPAGWEAFGNVILESVACGTPVVATPNCGAVEVLPETACVVTSDIASGVRDAQRLSSDDCVTAAQNCSWGETAEETVDVARRITSITA comes from the coding sequence GTGATTTCTCGTGAATGGCCAGGTCATGTTCTAGGAGGTATCTCGTACCACCTAAGTAACCTATATAGTAACCTCTCAAGAAGAGGTCATGAGATAACTGTTATCACGGGAACATGTCCGCAAGCAGCTGACAAGTTGAGACATGAGGCTCCGGAAGTAAAGTCAATCCATCCTGTGCAGTTTGGCTTTCGGCAAGGATATTATCTGTTGTTCCCGGTGGCATTCGGACATTTCAAGCGGAGTTTTGACTTCGCGCCGTATGATATCTGCATCACGCATACCGAAGTACCATTCGAGCTACCGATACCGACTATCTCCAAGCGGCATGACTGTTACAGGGCAACAAAAGAATGGATTCGCGATGGGCTATCAGGAATGAAAGCAATCGGTGACCGGATTATCGACCCATTCCGAAGGGTTATTGATCGGCGATCCATCACAGCAGCCGATTGTATAATCTATAACAGTGCTGTTTGTCGCGCTGGATGGGAGACGGCATATGATATCAACACCCCTTCTACAATCTCGCACAATGGTATTGATCTGGACACATTCTATCCGGACCCCTCTACTGGCGGTGGGGGGTATATCCTTTTTGTCGGAGGTTCCGAGCGCAAGGGTCTCTCGAAAGTTATTGAGTTTGCTGAGAATACAGGAGAATCAGTTGCTATTGCAGGTCCTGAGGAGATTTCGTCAAGTAATGTCACGGCACTCGGGAAACTATCACAAAGTAAGCTGCGACGGGTATACTCCGATGCAGAGGTAACAATTCATCCAGCCGGTTGGGAAGCATTCGGGAATGTCATCTTGGAATCTGTTGCCTGTGGGACTCCGGTTGTTGCCACCCCGAATTGCGGAGCGGTCGAAGTACTCCCAGAAACTGCCTGTGTTGTGACTTCTGACATTGCATCCGGGGTTAGAGATGCTCAACGGCTAAGTTCTGACGACTGTGTAACCGCAGCTCAAAACTGTTCGTGGGGGGAAACTGCAGAAGAAACAGTGGATGTCGCAAGGCGAATTACAAGTATAACAGCCTGA
- a CDS encoding glycosyltransferase family 4 protein yields the protein MRNIGTALLESGWEVDVLSPRSHENDRSGTQGILYHEFPYDDPSSSIETILNTVRGVKAYQNIMEYGDFDVFLDDISHYPYYPGHFFCPEEVTNAIFMHTAFFGTARKQLGPLRGTVIDGIDRTLPLLKRPEIVCAGESTEKRIQQKTGYQKTHILHPTVRASEYEFKFNPNSKTITYLGRLGTRKNVSCLLRAWQKVEYHSSRNLELVIAGSGPQEANLQELAESLRLEDITFAGYVDESEKRQLLSESLLYVLPSTMEGYATSGLEALASGTPVVGSDTFGINDYIEHGRNGYLFPVDDDTQLAELLIDLTSNTEQLQQVARDGRKLAEKHDYKEFRQVADTIFSKLGQSH from the coding sequence ATGCGAAATATCGGGACAGCACTCTTAGAGTCCGGCTGGGAAGTGGATGTCCTTTCACCAAGGTCACATGAGAACGACCGGTCTGGCACTCAGGGTATACTTTATCATGAGTTTCCATATGATGACCCATCTTCATCGATAGAAACCATTCTTAACACTGTACGTGGTGTCAAAGCCTATCAAAACATAATGGAATATGGGGATTTTGACGTATTTCTGGACGATATTTCTCACTATCCCTATTATCCAGGTCACTTCTTCTGCCCTGAAGAGGTCACCAACGCGATATTTATGCATACTGCATTTTTCGGTACGGCCAGAAAACAACTGGGACCACTTCGCGGGACAGTTATTGATGGAATTGACAGGACCCTTCCGCTACTAAAGCGCCCAGAAATTGTTTGCGCAGGAGAAAGTACCGAAAAGCGGATTCAACAGAAGACGGGATATCAGAAAACACATATACTCCACCCGACGGTTCGAGCCAGCGAATATGAGTTCAAGTTTAATCCAAATTCTAAGACTATAACCTACCTCGGCCGTCTTGGTACCCGGAAGAATGTCTCTTGTCTACTTCGAGCGTGGCAAAAGGTAGAGTACCACTCCAGTCGCAATCTAGAACTCGTCATTGCTGGATCCGGGCCCCAAGAGGCCAACCTTCAGGAACTCGCTGAGAGTCTTCGTCTAGAGGATATCACTTTTGCTGGGTATGTAGATGAATCGGAGAAACGGCAGCTGCTCTCTGAGTCGCTGTTATATGTACTACCGTCAACCATGGAAGGATATGCGACAAGTGGACTTGAAGCTCTAGCAAGTGGAACGCCAGTTGTTGGATCGGATACATTCGGAATTAATGACTATATAGAACACGGGAGAAATGGCTATTTGTTCCCTGTCGATGATGATACTCAACTCGCAGAGCTACTAATTGACCTAACTTCAAATACTGAACAGCTACAGCAAGTTGCAAGAGATGGGCGTAAGCTAGCTGAAAAGCATGATTATAAGGAGTTCAGACAGGTGGCAGATACTATTTTTTCCAAATTAGGTCAGAGCCACTGA
- a CDS encoding sulfatase produces MDIISLDTTVSSTSMSRPNILFVVMDTARARNALPSTNAETVPRITEFMSDGVEFSSAISTAPWTLPSHASLFTGQYTSDHNTDAGNKQFDPDYDSLPAILNKSGYDTVAFSNNSWVSPDFGFDQGFDQFYPGWTLLEKGADLAPAMREHDHPLEQIRELIKTASASEIPSMMANAAYAKFFRKRYDYGAAVTNWKVKSWFDRQYSGEDPFFIFINYLEPHLEYDPPKKHCNHLPDGVSIAEAKEIEQDAWGYVAGEIGMTQRDFEILEGLYDSELSYLDHRIGNLLDSMSENGILDDTMVVIVGDHGENIGDHGLMDHQYCLYDTLVHVPLLIRGTNKFRGGHEVEQVVETRSLFPTILEAADANVPENPTIASSSLSEIVEDSSSAEEVAISEYLVPQPDIETLKERSKANSESGYEQYDRALRSLRTAEWKLIESSDGARELYDITSDPKELTDVSSEHSDIADELQQRLQEDRGPLKKQDQDASSLDSGAQQRLEDLGYI; encoded by the coding sequence GTGGATATAATATCTCTAGACACGACCGTATCCTCAACCAGCATGAGCCGTCCAAACATACTCTTCGTTGTCATGGATACGGCACGAGCACGTAATGCCCTCCCATCCACGAATGCCGAGACTGTGCCTCGAATCACCGAATTCATGAGTGATGGAGTTGAATTTTCCTCTGCAATCTCTACGGCACCTTGGACCTTACCGTCGCATGCCTCTCTGTTCACTGGTCAGTATACTTCAGACCACAACACCGATGCGGGGAACAAACAGTTCGACCCCGACTATGACTCTCTTCCAGCGATCTTGAATAAATCCGGGTACGATACAGTCGCATTCTCAAACAATAGCTGGGTAAGTCCAGACTTTGGGTTCGACCAAGGGTTTGACCAGTTCTATCCCGGTTGGACACTACTTGAGAAGGGTGCCGACTTGGCACCAGCTATGCGTGAGCATGACCACCCGCTTGAGCAAATTCGCGAACTAATCAAGACGGCCAGTGCTTCTGAGATTCCGTCGATGATGGCGAATGCAGCATATGCCAAGTTCTTCAGAAAGCGCTACGACTACGGTGCAGCGGTCACAAATTGGAAAGTTAAGAGCTGGTTCGACAGGCAATACTCTGGCGAAGACCCGTTTTTTATATTTATTAACTATCTTGAGCCCCACCTGGAATACGATCCACCAAAAAAACATTGCAATCACCTTCCGGATGGGGTGTCAATCGCAGAAGCGAAAGAGATTGAGCAAGATGCTTGGGGATACGTCGCTGGCGAGATAGGAATGACCCAGCGCGACTTTGAGATTCTGGAGGGACTCTACGACTCCGAGCTTAGCTACCTTGATCACCGAATTGGGAATCTACTCGACAGTATGTCCGAGAATGGTATTTTGGACGATACGATGGTCGTTATTGTCGGAGACCACGGTGAGAACATTGGGGACCACGGATTAATGGATCACCAATACTGCCTCTATGATACTCTGGTCCACGTCCCACTACTAATCCGTGGTACGAACAAGTTCAGAGGCGGCCACGAGGTCGAACAAGTGGTTGAGACCCGTTCTCTCTTCCCGACAATACTTGAGGCGGCAGACGCGAATGTGCCAGAAAATCCGACTATTGCATCAAGCAGCCTGTCAGAGATAGTCGAAGATTCGTCAAGTGCAGAGGAGGTTGCTATCTCAGAGTATCTTGTTCCCCAGCCCGATATTGAAACACTCAAGGAGAGGTCAAAGGCGAACAGTGAGAGCGGATATGAACAGTATGATCGCGCGCTGAGGTCACTACGAACTGCGGAATGGAAGTTGATTGAATCAAGTGATGGGGCGCGAGAACTGTATGATATCACCAGTGACCCCAAGGAGTTGACTGACGTGAGTTCAGAGCACTCGGACATCGCTGATGAACTTCAGCAGCGTCTCCAAGAGGACCGCGGTCCTCTAAAAAAACAGGACCAAGACGCCAGTTCGCTTGACTCAGGTGCCCAGCAGCGTCTGGAAGACTTGGGATATATCTGA
- a CDS encoding metal-dependent hydrolase gives MLPWGHAAFGYVLYSLYARLRLNHPPQGLAVLALAVGTQFPDLIDKPLTWTFAVLPYGRSFAHSLFTLVPLLAILWMAFDTPKQRTLTTAFGIGYASHLVGDNIGGFLNGEFSIPGYLLWPLTDVPSEGKRSFLEFFLNLQFSPTILFGFVLALFTLGLWIYDGMPGVKDVLEGRLWEKSRTRPTEKR, from the coding sequence ATGCTCCCCTGGGGTCACGCCGCGTTCGGCTACGTACTCTACTCGCTGTACGCCCGCCTCCGCCTCAATCACCCACCACAAGGGCTCGCTGTACTCGCACTCGCGGTCGGCACGCAGTTCCCGGATCTCATCGACAAACCACTCACGTGGACGTTCGCCGTTCTCCCCTATGGGCGAAGCTTCGCTCACTCGTTGTTCACACTCGTCCCGCTTCTCGCTATCCTCTGGATGGCCTTCGACACGCCGAAACAGCGCACGCTCACCACGGCGTTCGGCATCGGGTACGCCTCACACCTCGTCGGCGACAATATTGGGGGATTCCTCAACGGAGAATTCAGCATTCCCGGCTATCTGTTGTGGCCGCTGACGGACGTCCCGAGTGAGGGGAAGCGAAGCTTCCTCGAGTTCTTCTTGAACCTGCAGTTCTCTCCGACGATTCTCTTCGGGTTCGTCTTGGCGCTGTTCACACTCGGGTTGTGGATTTACGACGGGATGCCCGGCGTGAAAGACGTCCTCGAGGGCAGACTATGGGAGAAATCTCGTACGAGGCCCACAGAAAAGCGCTAA